Proteins from a single region of Oncorhynchus nerka isolate Pitt River linkage group LG18, Oner_Uvic_2.0, whole genome shotgun sequence:
- the LOC115145717 gene encoding hypermethylated in cancer 1 protein-like, translating into MANCVGFHTQIASIMEVLANAAVAEICKLVDDDYAVFRLEVTQSQKENRGLRRKLQQLELKVSRERAERTMRERVLASRPSSVKILDRYRGMARGEGHLTGGHRSFVKPAGHNTWRDDQPINVDEGSGTSTQNIIMIEPADAEAADPGVKQERSEGEEDPRHSRDNPTGAAGDPPVATEDTAPALLRSQRSITEVSGMPNTVLKSETDTETLTVTHRLLHTESDHRSDPERQGLGRLGCPPAPGSEYLPVFHQSHRMVHTRGDGYGDELNIGGDDPSCSYATEMDPGNMPLGLEIQTDLSRGDWNRYSSSVHSEGCLDKKEEVIVVDEVTVKVEGDVPPTWNAESHLVEGHSQGRDFLDYRGSFETNLNIATPSLHAFRDLDPVSASMGPSDSHGSVRFDQVFNSNDRAKALAPGGGATSGNVKEKRFLCMFCNKGFSCPQKVEIHQRVHTGVKCFSCTQCQMRFVQAGDLKRHQRVHTGEKPYSCPQCEKRFSRQDHLKMHMKVHTGERPFACTHCGKRFSERRCLRIHQQKNHSTL; encoded by the exons atggctaactgtgtgggttttcacactcaaatagcctccatcaTGGAAGTACTAGCGAATgctgccgtggcagagatctgtaaactcgtagacgacgactatgcagtgtttcgtttggaaGTAACTCAAAGCCAAAAAGAAAACAGGGGATTGCGGAGGAAACTACAGCAACTGGAATTGAAGGTGTCACGGGAGCGCGCAGAGAGGACAATGCGAGAGCGCGTCCTCGCCAGTCGTCCCAGTAGTGTCAAGATCCTCGACCGATACAGAGGAATGGCAAGAG gtgaaggacatctcactggagggcacaggagctttgtgaagccagcgggacacaatacatggagagatgaccaaccaatcaatgttgatgaggggagtggaacctcaacccagAACATTATCATGATAGAg CCTGCAGATGCAGAGGCTGCAGATCCTGGGGTCAAgcaggagaggtctgaaggagaggaggacccacGGCACAGCAGAGACAACCCGACTGGTGCGGCAGGTGATCCCCCTGTAGCCACAGAGGACACCGCCCCAGCGCTGCTCAGGTCCCAACGCAGCATTACGGAGGTCAGTGGAATGCCGAACACCGTCCTCAAGTCAGAGACCGACACAGAGACTTTAACTGTAACACACAGGCTCTTACACACAGAATCTGACCACAGATCAGACCCAGAGAGACAGGGCCTGGGGAGACTGGGCTGTCCTCCTGCCCCTGGCTCGGAGTATTTACCGGTATTTCATCAGAGCCACAGGATGGTTCATACCCGTGGGGATGGCTATGGTGATGAGTTAAACATTGGTGGTGATGATCCCTCTTGTTCTTATGCTACAGAGATGGACCCTGGCAACATGCCCTTGGGTTTAGAGATACAGACTGATCTGTCTAGAGGGGACTGGAACCGGTACAGCAGTAGTGTACACTCTGAAGGCTGCCTAGATAAGAAAGAAGAGGTTATAGTCGTAGATGAAGTGACTGTGAAAGTGGAGGGTGACGTTCCTCCCACATGGAATGCAGAAAGTCACCTCGTAGAGGGACACTCACAGGGCAGAGATTTCTTAGATTACAGGGGAAGCTTCGAGACAAATCTAAATATCGCCACCCCCTCTTTACATGCGTTCAGGGATCTAGACCCAGTGTCCGCGTCGATGGGGCCTTCCGATTCACATGGAAGCGTCCGTTTCGATCAGGTATTTAACTCAAACGACAGGGCTAAAGCCCTGGCTCCGGGAGGGGGAGCCACATCAGGCAATGTTAAAGAGAAACggttcctctgcatgttctgtaacaaaggcttcagctgcccccagaaggtggagatccaccagagggtccacacaggggtgaAATGCTTCAGTTGTACCCAGTGTCAGATGCGCTTTGTCCAGGCTGgtgacctgaagaggcaccagagagtccacacaggggagaaaccctacagctgcccacaatgtgagaagaggttctcccgCCAGGACCACCTGAAGATGCACATGAAggtccacacaggagagaggccGTTCGCCTGTACGCACTGCGGGAAGAGGTTCTCAGAAAGGAGATGcctcaggatacaccagcagaaaaaccATTCCACTCTATAA